The following are from one region of the Desmospora profundinema genome:
- the tkt gene encoding transketolase, with amino-acid sequence MPHDHQSTEQLAVNTIRILSIDAVEKANSGHPGMPMGAAPMAYALWARHMKHNPENPEWFNRDRFILSAGHGSMLLYSLLHLFGYDLSLDDLKNFRQWGSKTPGHPEANHGTPGVEATTGPLGQGISNAVGMAMAEAHLAATYNRDGFPVVDHYTYTLCSDGDLMEGVAAEAASLAGHLKLGKLIALYDSNDISLDGQTAHAFTENVQQRFEAYGWQVIRVEDENDLDAISRAIEQAQAETDKPTLIEVKTTIGFGSPNLAGTHKIHGAPIGPEEAAEVRKAYDWEWDEPFFIPEEAQKHFASMRKKGSRIEQEWESLVQSYRAKHPELAAQLDRVIQGELPHDWDAELPVYSPDSKGMATRAASGEALNALARRIPELFGGSADLASSNKTDLKGEEAFQAKDYAGRNVWYGVREHAMGAALNGMALHGGVRPFGATFLVFSDYLRPSIRLAALTKLPVLYVFTHDSISVGEDGPTHEPVEQIPALRLIPNLKTFRPADGNETVAAYRFAMQHRTSPVALALSRQGLPILEGTVEKATEGTAKGAYILADAESGKPDVILVATGSEVSLAVQAHGQLAERGVQARVVSMPCRELFYEQDEAYRESVLPSEVKARVAVEAAHSWGWEKVVGDGGRIIGIDTFGASAPGGLVMERYGFTVENVLQHVDQVLDN; translated from the coding sequence ATGCCACACGATCACCAATCCACCGAACAACTGGCTGTCAACACGATCCGAATCCTTTCCATCGATGCAGTGGAAAAAGCCAATTCCGGCCATCCCGGCATGCCCATGGGGGCGGCTCCGATGGCGTATGCTTTATGGGCGCGGCACATGAAACACAACCCGGAAAATCCGGAATGGTTCAACCGGGACCGGTTCATTTTGTCCGCCGGACATGGGTCGATGCTGCTGTACAGCCTTCTTCATCTGTTTGGTTACGACCTGTCGCTGGATGATCTGAAAAACTTCCGGCAATGGGGGAGTAAAACCCCCGGCCATCCGGAAGCCAACCACGGCACTCCCGGTGTGGAAGCGACCACGGGACCCTTGGGACAAGGGATTTCCAACGCTGTCGGCATGGCCATGGCAGAGGCGCACTTGGCTGCCACCTACAACCGGGACGGATTTCCGGTGGTCGACCATTACACGTACACGCTTTGTTCCGATGGCGATCTGATGGAAGGGGTGGCAGCGGAAGCCGCTTCCCTAGCCGGCCATTTGAAACTGGGCAAACTGATTGCCTTGTACGATTCCAACGATATTTCCTTGGACGGTCAAACGGCCCACGCCTTTACGGAAAATGTACAGCAACGGTTTGAAGCTTACGGTTGGCAAGTGATCCGGGTGGAAGACGAAAACGACCTGGATGCCATCAGCCGGGCGATTGAACAAGCGCAGGCGGAGACGGACAAGCCCACCTTGATCGAAGTAAAAACCACGATCGGCTTTGGAAGTCCCAACCTGGCCGGTACCCATAAAATCCATGGTGCGCCGATCGGCCCCGAAGAAGCGGCAGAAGTGCGGAAAGCTTACGACTGGGAGTGGGACGAGCCTTTCTTTATTCCGGAGGAAGCACAAAAACACTTTGCCTCCATGCGGAAAAAAGGGTCCCGGATTGAACAGGAGTGGGAGTCGCTGGTCCAATCGTACCGAGCCAAACACCCGGAACTGGCTGCACAACTGGATCGGGTCATTCAAGGAGAACTCCCCCATGATTGGGATGCGGAGCTGCCCGTCTATTCCCCCGATTCGAAAGGAATGGCCACCCGGGCCGCATCCGGTGAAGCCCTCAATGCGTTGGCCCGCCGGATTCCGGAGTTGTTCGGCGGTTCGGCGGACCTGGCTTCTTCCAACAAAACCGACTTGAAAGGGGAAGAAGCGTTCCAGGCGAAGGACTATGCCGGCCGCAATGTCTGGTACGGGGTACGGGAGCACGCCATGGGCGCCGCTCTCAATGGGATGGCACTCCATGGCGGGGTACGCCCGTTCGGGGCTACGTTCCTGGTCTTCTCCGATTACCTGCGCCCTTCGATTCGGCTGGCTGCGCTGACAAAACTGCCGGTACTCTATGTGTTTACCCATGACAGCATCTCCGTCGGAGAGGATGGCCCCACCCACGAACCGGTGGAGCAGATCCCGGCCCTTCGTCTCATCCCCAACTTGAAAACATTCCGGCCGGCGGATGGCAACGAGACGGTAGCGGCTTACCGCTTCGCGATGCAACACCGGACAAGCCCCGTGGCCCTGGCCCTGTCCCGTCAAGGGTTGCCGATCTTAGAAGGTACGGTGGAAAAGGCGACCGAAGGGACGGCCAAAGGGGCTTACATCCTGGCTGATGCCGAAAGCGGCAAACCGGATGTGATCCTGGTTGCTACCGGTTCGGAAGTCAGCTTGGCTGTGCAGGCCCATGGGCAGTTGGCTGAACGCGGTGTTCAGGCGAGGGTGGTCAGCATGCCTTGCCGGGAGCTGTTCTACGAACAGGATGAAGCGTATCGGGAGTCGGTACTTCCTTCCGAGGTCAAAGCCCGTGTCGCCGTCGAGGCGGCCCACTCCTGGGGCTGGGAAAAAGTCGTGGGTGACGGTGGCAGGATTATCGGCATCGACACCTTCGGCGCATCCGCTCCTGGGGGCCTCGTCATGGAACGGTACGGTTTCACCGTGGAAAACGTGCTCCAACATGTGGATCAAGTGTTAGACAACTAA
- the dtd gene encoding D-aminoacyl-tRNA deacylase gives MRIVVQRAKDARVTVDGETTGEIRHGLVCLVGFTDGDGEDQIRWCADKLVHLRIFVDEEGKMNRSLLDVGGSVLSVSQFTLYGDCRKGRRPNFMAAANPDDATRLYDRFNERLSELGVPVKTGVFGAMMQVSLTNDGPVTLVLEK, from the coding sequence GTGCGTATCGTTGTTCAGCGGGCAAAGGATGCCCGCGTGACGGTAGATGGAGAAACCACGGGGGAAATCCGGCACGGATTGGTTTGCCTGGTCGGTTTCACTGATGGAGATGGAGAGGATCAAATCCGGTGGTGCGCGGATAAGCTCGTCCACTTGCGCATCTTTGTAGATGAAGAAGGAAAAATGAACCGCTCGCTGCTGGATGTGGGAGGGAGTGTTTTATCCGTCTCCCAGTTTACGTTGTATGGAGATTGCCGGAAAGGAAGGCGTCCCAACTTCATGGCGGCCGCCAATCCAGATGATGCGACTCGGCTGTATGACCGTTTCAACGAACGGCTGTCGGAGCTGGGGGTTCCGGTGAAAACAGGGGTGTTTGGGGCCATGATGCAGGTATCCCTGACCAATGACGGTCCCGTCACCTTGGTATTGGAGAAATGA
- a CDS encoding RelA/SpoT family protein, which produces MSIEELLELAERYLKKEDLAQVEEAYLFAEKAHEGQTRKSGEKYIHHPVAVAGILVHLQMDATTLTAAILHDVVEDTGVTLEMVEEQFGETVAQIVDGLTKLKKRMKYKSNAEHQAENHRKMFVAMAQDIRVILIKLADRLHNMRTLKYLPESKRRRIAQETLEIFAPLAHRLGISTIKWELEDSALRALNPQQYYRIVNLMKKKREERERYLDEVIDTIRERLKQMNVESDISGRPKHIYSIYRKMVKDHKQFNEIYDLLAVRVIVESVRDCYAVLGIIHTIWKPMPGRFKDYIAMPKTNLYQSLHTTVIGPKGEPIEVQIRTKEMHRIAEYGIAAHWAYKDGGQNDGSSFNEKLKFFREILELQQDTRDAQEFVENLKMDWFSDAVFVFTPKGDVLELPAGSVPIDFAYRIHTEVGNRCIGAKVNNKIVPLDHQLKTGDIVEILTSKHSYGPSRDWLKLVKSSQARNKIRNWFKKERREESAAKGQEMLEAALKKQDIDATGLLSGDKVKEVAQQFNFPEVEDMFAAVGYGGISPSQVVNRLTEGLRIEEEKPLVLPDVKAMPSRHRKQHGYGVKVKGVDNLLVRLSRCCNPVPGDDIQGFVTQGRGVSVHRVGCPNLQNVEEARMVPVEWEGLADLSYNVDLEATGLDRQGLLNEVLQAVTGTGVNLTAVAGRADRRGMATIHLSISIRNLGHLQSVVEKIKRVRDIYSVQRIMQ; this is translated from the coding sequence ATGTCCATAGAGGAATTGCTGGAGCTGGCGGAACGCTATCTGAAAAAAGAAGATTTGGCCCAAGTGGAAGAAGCCTATCTCTTCGCCGAGAAAGCCCATGAGGGTCAGACCCGCAAATCCGGGGAGAAGTATATCCATCACCCGGTGGCGGTAGCGGGCATTCTGGTCCACTTGCAGATGGACGCCACTACGCTCACCGCTGCCATTTTGCATGATGTGGTGGAAGATACGGGTGTCACCCTGGAGATGGTAGAAGAGCAGTTCGGCGAGACGGTCGCCCAGATCGTGGACGGGCTGACCAAACTGAAAAAGCGGATGAAGTACAAGTCTAACGCCGAGCACCAAGCGGAAAACCACCGCAAGATGTTCGTGGCCATGGCTCAGGATATCCGTGTCATTTTGATTAAACTGGCCGACCGCCTTCACAACATGCGCACCCTGAAATACCTGCCGGAATCGAAACGCCGGCGCATCGCTCAGGAGACTCTGGAGATTTTTGCTCCACTGGCCCACCGCCTGGGAATTTCGACGATCAAATGGGAGTTGGAGGACAGCGCCCTCCGTGCCCTGAATCCCCAACAGTACTACCGCATTGTAAACCTGATGAAAAAAAAGCGGGAGGAACGGGAGCGGTATCTGGATGAAGTGATCGACACCATCCGGGAGCGGTTGAAACAGATGAATGTGGAATCGGACATTTCAGGACGGCCCAAGCATATTTACAGTATTTATCGCAAAATGGTGAAAGACCATAAGCAATTCAATGAAATATACGATTTATTGGCAGTCCGGGTGATCGTCGAATCCGTCCGGGACTGCTATGCCGTTCTCGGGATCATCCATACCATCTGGAAGCCGATGCCGGGCCGGTTCAAAGATTATATCGCGATGCCGAAGACGAATCTGTATCAATCCCTCCACACCACTGTGATCGGCCCCAAAGGGGAACCCATCGAGGTGCAGATCCGAACCAAGGAGATGCATCGAATTGCCGAATATGGGATTGCCGCCCACTGGGCGTATAAGGACGGCGGTCAAAATGACGGCAGCTCCTTTAATGAGAAGTTGAAGTTTTTTCGGGAGATACTGGAGTTGCAACAGGATACCCGCGATGCTCAGGAGTTCGTCGAGAATCTGAAAATGGATTGGTTCTCCGACGCCGTCTTTGTGTTTACCCCCAAAGGGGACGTACTGGAGCTGCCCGCCGGTTCGGTTCCGATCGACTTCGCCTATCGCATCCACACGGAGGTTGGGAACCGTTGTATCGGGGCTAAGGTAAACAATAAGATCGTACCGCTGGATCATCAGTTGAAAACCGGTGACATCGTGGAAATTCTTACCTCCAAACACAGCTACGGCCCCAGCCGGGACTGGCTGAAGCTGGTCAAGTCCTCCCAGGCCCGCAACAAGATCCGCAATTGGTTTAAGAAAGAGCGCCGGGAGGAGAGTGCCGCCAAAGGACAAGAAATGCTGGAAGCGGCGCTCAAGAAACAGGATATTGACGCTACCGGCTTGCTGAGCGGGGACAAGGTGAAAGAGGTGGCCCAGCAATTTAACTTTCCTGAGGTGGAGGATATGTTTGCCGCTGTCGGTTACGGAGGCATTTCACCGTCTCAGGTGGTCAATCGTTTGACGGAAGGGCTTCGCATCGAAGAGGAGAAGCCATTGGTTCTTCCCGATGTAAAGGCGATGCCTTCCCGACACCGGAAACAGCACGGTTATGGGGTGAAAGTGAAAGGGGTGGACAATCTGTTGGTTCGCCTTTCCCGCTGTTGCAATCCGGTACCGGGGGATGATATTCAGGGATTTGTCACCCAGGGACGCGGGGTATCGGTTCACCGTGTGGGCTGTCCCAATCTGCAAAATGTGGAAGAAGCACGGATGGTCCCCGTGGAGTGGGAGGGATTGGCCGACCTTTCATACAATGTGGATCTGGAAGCGACGGGCCTTGATCGACAGGGCTTACTGAACGAGGTGCTCCAAGCGGTGACGGGAACCGGTGTCAATCTGACGGCTGTCGCCGGCCGTGCCGACCGCAGGGGAATGGCCACCATTCATCTGTCCATCTCGATTCGCAATCTGGGGCATTTGCAGTCTGTCGTGGAAAAGATCAAGCGGGTTCGCGATATTTACAGCGTTCAGCGCATTATGCAATGA